From Selenomonas sp. AB3002, one genomic window encodes:
- a CDS encoding helix-turn-helix transcriptional regulator, translating into MVWKNKFHERINELWKRAKEKKSKMTQTEYARRLGVTRNALLGWLRGSGQPDVDGLVRIASTENVSLAWLMGDERPRKENELLQDEQTLLYSFRSISPEHKDYLLWLAIRWKEAEECASE; encoded by the coding sequence ATGGTTTGGAAGAATAAGTTCCATGAGCGGATCAATGAGTTGTGGAAACGAGCCAAAGAAAAAAAAAGTAAAATGACTCAGACTGAGTATGCCAGACGGCTTGGTGTGACCAGGAATGCTTTATTGGGCTGGCTGCGAGGTTCCGGGCAACCTGATGTGGATGGCCTGGTCCGCATAGCCAGTACAGAGAATGTAAGCCTCGCCTGGCTGATGGGAGATGAGCGTCCTAGAAAGGAGAATGAATTGCTTCAGGACGAACAGACTCTGTTGTACTCTTTTCGAAGCATAAGCCCGGAACACAAAGATTATCTGCTGTGGCTGGCTATACGATGGAAAGAGGCTGAGGAATGTGCCTCTGAATGA
- a CDS encoding helix-turn-helix domain-containing protein: protein MQKYKSRAGRHKIAYSYTGEFDAWVPATMQFLGTLMPPTLSKRAAAMLLLVAGMGNEEIVALTGMCIRSVRALRKTMEEQEPTSELFTIKPGSGRKRKTDGIEEQVWAELDTGNYRTHKAVADMLKEKFDIDASVNLAARLMKRWKSAREKSAE from the coding sequence ATGCAGAAATACAAAAGCAGAGCCGGACGGCATAAAATCGCCTATAGCTACACCGGCGAGTTCGATGCCTGGGTACCTGCCACCATGCAGTTCCTGGGCACCCTGATGCCGCCTACTCTCTCCAAGCGGGCGGCTGCCATGCTGCTTTTGGTGGCGGGCATGGGCAATGAGGAGATAGTGGCACTGACGGGCATGTGCATCAGGAGTGTCCGTGCCCTGCGGAAGACCATGGAAGAGCAGGAGCCAACCTCCGAGCTTTTCACCATCAAGCCAGGCAGCGGGCGGAAGAGGAAAACTGATGGCATCGAGGAGCAGGTTTGGGCGGAACTTGATACAGGCAACTACCGCACGCATAAGGCGGTGGCGGATATGCTGAAGGAGAAATTTGATATTGATGCTTCAGTGAATCTGGCTGCCAGATTGATGAAGCGTTGGAAGTCGGCTAGGGAAAAGAGCGCAGAGTAA
- a CDS encoding PQQ-binding-like beta-propeller repeat protein, whose product MLLFDEEQYRKVLLRTFELNKDVNFKRISLVKCIASESSEKYVGCVHCKNDNDEEVIVNINNSAPKTMLYYPKKCDVEFIGEIPGLHFSYTGGCTWKNRHIYGFMRNSCRLLDIDINMKTVKEVDCSIDGSKLNSRTVMGHHYGGVMKNDTLVIPPRLAEDVLLIDLEHQTCKQVRHSAFRDNNYNGAVLHPNGKVYFTPMHGSAVAEFDLENLSVRMVGERISNSLFGGAVYIDGCIYSFSQNKGLYCIDPKRGCVELVLEKTEEGCQIFGSYGTVLHYNGKIYNIPGNSKYVYEYDPTKQNCKVVSTFNDGRFNTAKWAGGVLLENGNIYLTPAFGRFVCELHFDKKAIVSDDMRALIYSQYMKVL is encoded by the coding sequence ATGCTGCTTTTTGATGAGGAGCAATATCGCAAAGTACTGCTGAGAACCTTCGAGTTGAACAAGGATGTAAACTTTAAACGCATTTCTCTTGTAAAATGTATAGCCTCTGAATCTTCGGAAAAATACGTTGGCTGCGTCCATTGTAAAAATGATAATGATGAAGAAGTTATTGTAAATATCAATAATTCTGCCCCCAAAACTATGCTTTATTATCCTAAAAAGTGTGATGTTGAATTTATTGGAGAGATCCCTGGTTTACATTTTTCCTATACAGGGGGATGCACTTGGAAAAATAGGCATATTTATGGTTTTATGAGGAATTCCTGCAGGCTACTTGATATTGATATTAATATGAAAACGGTAAAAGAAGTAGATTGTAGTATAGACGGTTCTAAATTAAATAGCAGGACAGTTATGGGACATCATTATGGTGGTGTAATGAAAAATGATACATTGGTTATCCCTCCTCGTTTGGCAGAGGACGTATTGCTGATAGATTTGGAACATCAAACCTGTAAACAAGTTAGACATTCTGCTTTTAGAGATAATAATTATAATGGAGCGGTATTGCATCCAAATGGGAAGGTGTACTTTACACCGATGCATGGATCGGCAGTTGCCGAGTTTGATTTAGAGAATTTATCTGTAAGGATGGTAGGAGAGAGGATATCTAACTCTCTTTTTGGCGGTGCTGTTTACATTGATGGATGTATTTATAGCTTTTCTCAAAATAAAGGCTTGTATTGCATAGACCCCAAACGTGGCTGCGTGGAGTTGGTTTTGGAAAAGACAGAAGAAGGATGTCAAATTTTTGGGTCTTATGGAACCGTGCTTCATTACAATGGGAAGATATATAATATACCTGGAAATAGTAAATATGTATATGAATATGATCCTACTAAGCAAAATTGTAAAGTTGTATCTACATTTAATGATGGAAGATTCAATACAGCAAAATGGGCGGGAGGTGTTTTACTTGAGAATGGCAATATTTATTTGACTCCTGCTTTTGGAAGATTTGTATGTGAATTGCATTTTGATAAAAAAGCTATTGTTTCGGATGACATGCGGGCACTTATTTATTCACAATATATGAAAGTTTTATGA